DNA from Chloroherpetonaceae bacterium:
GGATTAAAAGACGGAAAACTTTGCATCGGTGCTTTTTGCCTTTCCGAACCAAATGCAGGAAGCGATGCAACCGCACAAACTACAACTGCGATTCAAGACGGCGATTTCTATGTTTTGAATGGAATCAAAAATTGGATTACCAACGGCACTACATCCGAGTATTACCTTGTGATGGCGATGACCGATAAAAGCAAGGGTTCGCGCGGAATCAGTTGCTTCATTGTTGAACGTGGAACACCCGGATTTGAAATCCTCAAGAAAGAAAAGAAAATGGGTATTCGCTCAAGTGATACCTGTTCGTTAGGCTTTACCGATTGCCGTATATCAAAAGAGAATCTTTTGGGTGCAGAAGGAGAAGGATTCAAGATTGCGATGAGAACACTTGATGGCGGCCGTATCGGAATCGCTTCGCAAGCATTGGGAATCGCGGCGGCATCGCTTGAACGCTCCATCAAATATGCCAAAGAGCGTCATTCTTTCGGAAAAATGATTATCGATCATCAAGCTATTCAATTTAAGCTTGCCAATATGGCAACAGAGCTTGATGCGGCAAGATTGCTCACGATTCAAGCGGCGTCACTGAAAGATCAGCATTTGCCCTACTCTCGCGCTGCAGCAATGGCAAAACTCTATGCATCCAAAATTTCAGTAAAGGCTGCACTTGAAGCGATACAGATTCACGGCGGATATGGGTATGTGCAAGAGTATGAAGTGGAACGCTATTTAAGAGATGCAAAAATTACAGAGATTTATGAAGGAACTTCAGAGGTTCAGCATATTGTCATTGCAAGAGATCTTTTGAAATAGAATGAGTTTGTGATAGAATGATTCTATCCCGATAGATTTAACCTATAATTAAACAGGTTTGATTTTATTTTGTAAAGGATAAAAATTTTGATTCGTGATTTAAAATGAACGCTGTTATGAAACATAAGCTCTAACCTTCAATCTCTATGAGAAAAGCATTTTTCACTCTTCTTTCAACCTTTTTCATAATTATTTTTATATCCTCCTGTGACTCGCTTGATTCAAATGGCGATGACATCAACTCGGACATTCCTCAAGACCCGGGGGGAAATCTTCCTCAGACCACAATTAACAACCTGAGACCTTCAGGGATTTTCGAAAGAACTGCGAATAACGAGAGGCGAATTCGTATTTCTTTAATTGGACTGATTGATCCGGTTACTGCTCAACCGATTGAGCTTGTAGGGAATTCAACGGTTTTTGTAGCAGAAAACGATGTCATAAAAGGGTTAAAAGTTACTAAGGTCGGGAATGATAATACGCTTGCTTCAGATTTGGTTTTTGTGGTTGATAATTCAGGTAGTATGGGTCAAGAAGCCGATAGTATTGCATTAAAAATTATTGATTTCACAAATCTTCTAACAAGTCAAGGGATTAACCTTCGGGTAGGTTGTGTCGGATATTCGGGAAATGTTACCGGTGCAATTAATCTAACGAATGCGACCGGTCTTGAATCCTATTTGAAGAGACCTTCCCGAACGGGGACTTCTCGAACTGTTGGTTTTACAGGCACGGATTCAGCAAGATTTCAAACAACTGCATCAACATTTTCTTCCGGTGTAGGAGGTGAAAATGGAATTGTTGGAATTCGTTTTGCTGATTCACTCTTTTCTTGGAGAACAGGGGCGCAACGGATATATATCAACTTTACAGACGAACCCACCCAACCCGGAAGTCGGCCGTGGTTTTCAACAAACGGGTTTCTTCAAAGTTGGCAACTAAACCGAGGAACAATTCATACTGTATGGAGTAATGGAGATACCACGCTTTTTGGTACAGAATCTGCCTCTCGTGAAAAACCTTGGCGTTTATCCAACGGAACAGGCGGAACAATTAAATGGGTAAGTTCAAATGCAAACGGATTAAACTTGACCACGTTGCCTGTTACTGGTGCTGTACTAAATAGCTATTTGATTGAATTTATAAGCACAAATCCCAATGACTCCAATACAGTAAAAATTATTGTCAAAAATGGAACCACGTCTGATGGGCAATCGGTGTTTCGTGTTAAGTATTAGAAATGATTAATAGAAGAAGTTGAATGATTTCAAATAGAGGGGGGCGAAAGCCCCTTATTTTTTCAATTTCGCACGCTAAAGGTTAAATTTATATAACCAAATTATCTACCTATGAAACACCTACCGCGTTTTACCTTCGTTCTTATCATCTCATTCTTACTGTGCTTAACATCTTGCACAACGACTTTGCCCGTTGCTTACACGGGGAATCCGATTGGAACAAAAGTTGGAAAAACAATCAATACCAGATATTGTTTCTTTTTTTTCTCAAATCCGAATTTCAGTGTCCTTAGCGCAGCCAAAGAAGCGGGGATTACAAAAATTTCAAGTGTGGAGATTTCTGAAACAACTGCCTTCTTAGGTTTCATTCAAACTTACACCCTAATCGTAACAGGAGAATAACAATGAAAAGCATTTATTTTTTGGGAATGTTTGTGGTAATTACCCTCTTTGAGTCATGCACGACTAATAGCTACAAATACCTCTCCCATAAAGGACTTGTGAGTCATTATCATGATCTACCACTCTATAAATTCGAAACTACTCAAAAACTAATCTTAGATATTACAGTTTTAGAAACCGATACTCTAAATGTTACTTTTCATTTCTCGTTAGACAATGTCAATTCATCACAGTTTAAGTTTCTTAATGCAACATCAAAGGTTTCAACAAGTAATGCAATTGATTCCGCTAAAAGCAAAAGTTTTACTTTCTCTGATTTAAAGATTATTTATTTAGACTTAAAGAATAATATGGTTCGTTATGAAGCAAAAATGAGCGAATCAGATTTTCTACAATGGATTCAATTAAACTCCTGTTCGATTTCTTTAAGTTCAAATACTTATAGTTCAGTCTATTATCCAGAGTTTAGATTTATAAATGGAGTGAACTTAATCAAGGAAAGTTTTCGGCATAAACTTTAGTATGTGTTTAGAGTATAAAAGGGCTTGAACAAGCCCTCTTCTTTTATCCTATCGTTTTTCGATTTCAGGTGGAAGAAGTTGATACATCACCGGCGTAACAAGTCGAGCAAGAAGGGTGGATGAAATCAAGCCGCCGATGATAACAATGGCAAGCGGTGAATAAAGCCCGGAACCTTCAATTGCGATGGGAATTAAACCGCCAATCGCTGTCGCGCTTGTGAGTAAAACAGGTACGAAACGTATCTCGCCCGCTTTTTGAATTGCCTCCATTAATTCTGTCCCTTCTGCCCGAAGTTGATTGGTAAAATCGACCAATAAAATCGAGGTTTTGATTTCAATCCCCATTAGCGCAATAAATCCAATCACCGCAGTAAATGAAAGTGTATAGCCGGTAAGGAGCAAGCCGAGCATTCCGCCTACAACACCAAGCGGAACAACGCTAAACACGATTAATGTGCTTCTGAAACTTCCAAATTCCAAAACCAAAACCGCAAAGATGCCAAAGGTTGCAATAAGTATGATTGAACCGAATCCGCCGAAACTCTCTTCGCGGCTCTCGATTTCGCCGGCTGCCGTGAATGTATAACCCTCTGGAAATCGGTAGGCATTGAGCTCTTTAAGAATTTCCTTCGTAATCCGGTCAGTATTGAACCCTGTTTTTACATAGGATGTTATGGTAACAACTCGATCTTCATTAAAGTGATTAATCTTCGTGGGTGAAGAAACAAACGAAATGCTTGCCACTTGACGAAGTGGAATCATTGCACCATTAACTGATGCAACATGCAAGTGATCCAACACCTCAAGGGTCGGTTTACGCTCTCTTGGCAATGTTAATCGCAAGTCCATTTCATCGCCATTGCTTTCACGAACTTTTCCTAGCGAGAGACCGGCAATGGCCATTCGCACATTTTTTTCAAGTTCTGCAATCGGAACGCCCAGCAAACCTGCTTTTTGATGATCAATATCAATCTTAAGGTCTGTCTTTGAAACTTGAACCGGATTATTAATGTAAATTGTCCCTTCAACAGAGGCAATGATTTGTTCAACTTGCTCTGCCATTTTTTTAAGGGTATCAAGGTTTTCCCCTTTGACACGAATCGCGATTGGTGCATCGATGGGCGGTCCGTTTTCAAATTCCTTTAATTCAATTTTCACTCCGCTGTAAGCATTAAATTGAACTCTTAAAGAATCAAAAAAGCGTACGGTTTTAACCTCATGATAATGTTTAACTTCAGCGAAGATTTCAGCAACATTATTCTTTTCCTCTCGCGGAAAGACATTGTAATAAATCCTTGGGTTTCCCTTACCAATGTTGGTGTTCATCCAAGCCACTTCCCCCGATTCTCGCAATACTTTTTCGACATATTCAGCCGCCCGATTGGTTTCTACAAGGTTTGTTCCGTCCGGGGCTTCGATGGTTATTAGGAACTGTGGAATTCCTGCTTTGGGGAACAAACTAAATCCGATAATTGGAATGGTTGTCAGGCTCAAAAGAAACACGCCTAAAGCAAGAAGAAGCGTTTGTTTCGGATGCTTTAACGCCCATTGAAGAATTCTTGCATAAGACCACTCAATGAAGCGGGTTAGTAATTGCAAAAAGCGGTTCCCGTGTTCACCTTCATCGATTAAGATTCGACTTGAAAGAAAGGGAACAATTGTAAGGGATACAATCAGCGATGCAAAAACCGTGACGACCACGGCAACCGGCATACTTCGAATGTACTGTCCGGGGTTTCCGGGTAAAAACACTAAAGGCAAAAATGCAAAAATTAGAGTTGCGGTTGCGCCTATAACTGCCACATTGATTTGCTTTGTTGCTTCTATCGCTGCTGAAATAGGCTTGTAACCCATTCGTAAAAATCGCGAAGTATTTTCAACAACCACAATTGAATCATCGACTAAGAGCCCTAACGCAATCACAAAGCCAACGATCGAAAGTTGATTAATATTGTATCCAAAAAGATCAAGCATAAAAACGCCCATTAAAAGCGAAAGCGGAATAGAAACCATCACCACAAGTGACGCGCGAATCCCAAGCGGCAACAGTGTAATAAGCACCAGTAAAATGGCAATCACGAAATCTCGATTTAACCCTCCAAGCCGGTGTGCAACATTTTTTGCTTGATCAAACCCTTGCTCTAATTCAATTTGTGACGGTAACTCTTTTCGAAACGAGGTCACTACTTCTTCAATCGATTCCCGAACTGTAAAAATATTTTGCCCACTCTTAAGTGAAGCAGTGACAAAAATTGCACGCTTTTCATTGAATCTTGCAAAGTAGTTCTGCTCTTCAGGAATTAATTCAATGGCTGCAATGTCTTTCAAACGAACGATGTTACCGCCATAAGCTCCGACAACCGTTTGCTCTACTTCACTTTTTGATCGGTAATTGCCGCTTGTTTTTACATTGAATTTCTTTTTTCCAATGTCAATACTACCTGCTGGAATATTGGCGTTTTCGGATTGAATGGATTGGATCACTTGATTAAGTGAAAGCTTTATCGCAACCAGTTTTGAAATATCAATCGAAATTCTAACCTCTTGTTTCGGGACAGCATGAATTTCCGATTCCTTTACTCCGCCAATGTTTCCGAGCGATTTCTTTAAATCCTTTCCGAAAGATTCAAGTAACTTGTAAGAGGCATCTTCCGAAACCAAAGCAAATTGGATAATGCTGACATCGGTAGGAGAAATTTTTCTTACCTCAAGACTATATAAATCTTGTGGTAAACTTGGGCGAATAACATTTAGCTCTCGCAGGATTTCATCATATTTCTCCTCCGGATCTTCACCGGAATTGAATTCAACACGAATGATTGCAAGCCCATCCTCAATGTCTGTTTTGATTGATTTGATATTATCAAGGGTACTGATTTTTTCCTCAATTGGATCAACAACAATCTCCTCAATATCTGAAGGGCTTGCACCCGGATATATTGCAGTAATCACTGATCCTGCAAAGGTGATTTGTGGATCTTCTGACCTCGAGATGTTGATGAACGAATTGATTCCAATAGCCATCAATGCAAGAAAAACAATGATGGTAAATTGATATCGCTTCACCGAAAATTCAATGATGTTCATTGCTGTATTTTATTTGGTAGGTTTATTGGGTCTGTGCGATTTCTGCGCCATCCTTTAGATATGGTGCGCCCTCTGTAATGACTTCCGAAACAGACTCCGGAAAATTGATAATGGCCAGCTTTTCATGATGAATAAACGCAAATTGAACTTGTATTTTTTTTGCCTTTAATGAGTTTGAGTCCTTGGAAAATACAAAGCCACTTTTACCATCTCCTTCAAGAAAAGCTTCGATTGGAATGAGGGCATATGTTTTTTGCGGCGTTGGATAGATGGTTACCTTTGCGACAAGGCCGGAAAGCACGCGTTCAGGTGAGGTCAAAAGCCGTAATTCTGTCTCGAAGGTTCCTGTGCCTTGCGATGCAGTGCCTGAAATTTGACTAATGACGGCTTTACTTATTAAATCGGGATACCCTTCCAAAGTGACTTCAGCGCGGTCTCCAACGCGAACACGAACGGCTTCTACGCCTGAAAGCCCAACCTTAACCACATACCCTTGCGAGTAATTTGATAATTGAAGGATAGGCATACCGGCATTGACCAATTCATTTTCTTCTGAATACTTTTTGAGAACTTTCCCGGAAGTCGGTGCCTTAATAGAGGCAAATTGTTGGTTAAAGGAGGCAATGGTATAATTCGATTTTGCTACCTCAAATCCGGTTGTTGCGTCTTGTAATTGCTCAAGTGTTGCCACCTTATCGGCATATAAATTCTTTACCCTAGTCAAATCACGTTCGGCTTTTTCCAATCCATTTTTAGCTTTAATTACCTCAGCATTGATTTCGGATAAATTCAGTGTCGCGAGAAGTTGCCCTTTTTGCACCGTCATTCCTTCACGAACAAAAATCTTTTCGACAATCCCCCCAATCTTAAATGAGAGTCTCGATTCCTCCTTTGCCATTACCAAACCGGTGCATTTAATCGGTTCAGCAATCTGTAAACGCTCGACGGGCGCTGTTGTAACTTGAATCGGCTTTTGTGCTTCTTCATTTCTTACGGTGTTTTTACATCCATTTGCAAAAATGATAAGTGAAAGCACAGCGATACAAAAAAATGTTAATGTCTTGTAAGCCGAAGTGTTTACAAAGAGCGGCTTTTCAAGCTGTAAGAGAAGCCGCAACGGTTCTTTTCTAATACGATTCATAGGTTGAATTTTATTTTTAATCATTGGTAACAGACACGAAAATTTATTTTTTGAGAAACAGAGTCAAAGGAAATGATGCGGTCGCCCGTTCCAGTTCTGCATCTTTGATTACCGCGTCGTAGCGGGTAATAATGGCATTGATGGCAGCATTCGTCATCGATGTTTGTGAATCAAGATATTCGACAAGTGACGCTTGACCTTGGGCGTATTTTTTAGCAAGAATTTGAAAAGAGGCGTCGCTCGCTTTCTTTCGTGCATCTGAGACAGATATTAAACTTTGAGCTAATTGTACTTCCTCAAAGAGGGTGCGAACTTGCAGTTCAATTTGTCGTTTTAATTCTGCTTCTTTGAGCCGAAGTCGATTGGTTTCGATTACGGCTTGTTCAGTTTTTGCTTGATCTTGAAAACCATTAAAGATGTTCCATTGCATCACCAAAGAAATGGTGGCAAAATCTTGATTAAAATTGAAATCATACCGATTCCCTTGAAATCCATAATCAATCCCAAGCGATAAAGTTGGTAGAAAATCTGAGCGGTAAATTGATTCAACTTTTTCAGAGGCTTGAATGCCTTTTGAAATCACGGTGAATTCCTCTCGTTTAGATGACAATTGTATGGCGTAATCAAGCGCAGCGAACGCAGTATCAACTTCTTGGAGCTCGAGCGATTCGTCGGAATTGATTAAGATGGTGGCATGCAACTCCCGATTCAAAAGAAAATTGAAATACTCCTTTGCCGAGGTATTCAAGCGTTCTGCTTCCGCTTTTTTTTGCCTAAAGTCTGCAAGCTCGGCAAGAGCGCGATATTCCGCATCTGCTGTGACTTTTTCATTTTTTACTAAGCTCTGACTGACCCGAAGGTTTTCTTCTAAAAGTGGAAGTGTTTTTTGGTAAAGGTTGATCAATTGATTTGATTTTGCATAACTGTAATAGGCAATTTTGATGGAAAGAATTAAGTCGCGCGCTTTTGCTTCAGTATCAGCTTCGGCACTTTCGCGAAGCCGCTCTTTGATTTGGTAATTGAAAAGAACTTTCGGTTGAAAAATTGGCTGTCTGATTTGAACAGTGGTTTCACGTTGTAACGGTAATCGAATATCCAAATCGGTTGGAAATGCATTTGAGGAAGTGACTTGATTTAACGCAGCATAAGCGGGATTAATAAATGCACCTAAATTGATAACATTCCCATAAAGCTCGGTTGCACGAGCGTTTAAGGATATTGAAGGAAGGAACGCTCCGCCTGCTTCTTTAGATGCAAATGAGGATTTCTCAGCTAAAAGCTGCTGTTGTCTGAATGAGAGATTTTGCGACAGGCCCTCTTTAAGATAGTCTTCAAGCTTTTGGGCAAATAAATGATTCGCAAATAGTGTGGCCGACACAATTGCGATGAAGGAAATCAAGTTTTTATTCCGGTGACGAATTCGGTTCATAATCACTCCATTTATTTATGTGTAGATGTTCTGGTTTCTTTTGTCATTTCGCCCATTACGGCTTTCATGATTCGGATTTTCCCCCATCTTGGTACGCTACTTAAACCAAGCATTAACACCTTGGATAGCCACCCGGGATGAACCGTGCTTGCTTTTCCAAGAGATTTCAAAATGGAAGTGGCGACACTCTCGGCTTCGAGCGCGTTTGTCATCGTCATTTTTGCACGAGGTCCGAAACCGGTCTTGACCGGTCCCGGTGCGGCAACGAGTACATCAACATGAAAAGGCTTCAATTCTAAGGCTAATGCCTCACCAAGAGACTGGATATAAGCTTTGGTTGCGGCATAATGAGCCGCAAAAGGAACGCCTTGAAACCCAACAAGAGAGCCCAGCAAAATGATACCCCCTCTTCTTTTCATGCTAAAACGATGGGAAAAATAATGGGCAAGTGTTAGCGTTGCATTGCAATTCAAAGCAAGCATTTCGCGTTCATCATTTAATGAGGCATTTCGGAATTCACCGGAAGTACCAAATCCTGCGTTGAGAACGGCAAGTCCAAATTCATCGGAGGTTCCAGTTATGGCACTATTATCCTGTTCAATTTTTTCGATTTTATACTTGAGTGCTTCCAAGTCCGCTTCTTTGGTTAAGTCAGCTTGAAATGGAATAGCTTGGACTTTGAAATCAACTGCGAAGTGATAAGCAAGTAACTTTAGTTTATCATTGTTTCTTGCCACCAAGAGAAGATTAAAACCAAGCGCAGCTAAGTGTTTTGAAATTGATTCTCCGATTCCCGAAGATGCGCCGGTGACCAATGCCCATTTACCATAACGATTTATAAAACGGTTTTTTTCTTTATTGCTGTAGTTCATCGTATTGAAGATTTAATTTTTTTCGGTAGAAATCACTCGCGTCCATTTTTCGCTTCGTCCAAAAAGTGATATGCCGATATAACCACGGACATTCAGCACATTTTCTTTTTCAAGGGTTAAGATGCATTTGTAGTCATTTCCGTCTTGTGGGTCATAAATTTTTCCACCTCGCCATTCATTGTCTTCGTCATATTTGAAACCTCTTAAAATGGTAAGCCCTAAGCGTGGACGAGAGCGAAGAGATGGGTCAGGGTTTTTCGTGTCCAATGTGTCTTCGCCCGGTGCAGGAACCCCCCAAATAACCGTTCCTTCGAAAGTTCCATCGGCAACTTTTTTGATTTCTATTTTGGCGTTCTTTTTTGCGGTCAACCAAACCCCGCAAAGGGCATCGCTTTCTTGGGCAATTAAAGATTGACCCAATCCTATGGTGAGTAAAAGAAACCCAAGTAAAATCTGTTTGTAAGTCATTTCTAATCTTAATTTGAAGTTTTTTTAAGTCTTGTAAGAAAATTGAACGATGTTTAATTATAGTGTAAAGTGAAGTCCATCAAATGTACGAGTGTAATCTAATTTGGATGTTTTGTTTTGAATAAACGGTTCAAATTTCGGATAGACGGTAGAAAACGCGTTACGAACGGTTGTGATTGGAAGTTGATTTTTCGGCAAGAGACCGAATCATATAGGTCATCCCATCGTGCATCGCGGTTTTGGTTTCTTCAAAGGTTCCGATGTAACGGTCTCGCAAAAGAAGGGAAGCAATTCCGTGAACATTTGTCCACAGCATCATGCTTGCAGCTTTTGGATCGCCGGTGGGGATGTAACCTTCATCCATTGCCAATTTTACTGTGGCGTGTAGCAATTCAAACGATTTCTCACCCACGTGCCAACCTTTGCTTTCTGAAATTTTTTTTCCAGAAGCTGCTGAAATAAACATTAAATCATATCGTTCGGGATTTTCAAAGGCAAAAGAGAGATAAGCCTCGCCAATTTTTTGCAATCGCTCAATCGGACTGCCAAAGAGTGCGGCATTTTGTAGGACTTCATAAAAATCTTCAAATACTTTCAGGTGTAAAGTGTAAAAGATTTCTTCTTTGTCTTTGAAATAAGAATAAATAGCGCCCGGGGTGTATTCGACAAGGTCGGCAATGTGCCGTATCGTAACCGATTCGAATCCCTTTTCTATCCACAGTTTCATTGCTGCATCAAGAATCAGCTGACGAACCGCTTCTCGCTCTCGATTTCTTCTTTCTTGGCTTCCCATAATCAAATAAAAATTAAACGCCGTTCAATTTATTAAAATTTGAAGAACCGTCAAATTTTTATTGAGAAAAGCTTAAAATGTTAATGCAGCCGAGCCGAGGACGCCTGCTTGGTTGCCAAGAGCGGCGGGGAGGATTTCGATATCGTCGTGCATTTCTTTGAGCGTGTAGGAAAGAATGGCTTTTCGAGCGGGTTCAAAAATGAATTCACCAGCACCAGAAACCCCACCACCGATAATAAATTTTCGGATGTCTAAAACTGAAAGAATGTTCGCAAGACCCGTCCCTAAAATGGTGCCAACATAAGTCCAAACCTCAAGAGCTAATGGATCATCAAAGCGGGCGGCTTCTGTGAGAATTTTTGGCTCAAGCCGGTCAAGATTTCCTTCTGAGAGTTCTAAAATTTTCGAATGAGGGTATCGGGAGAGAAGCGTTTTAGCGAATTCTGAAATTTGTTTCTGACCAATTTTTCCTTCTATTGAACCCCGAATCCCAGCGTAAAGTGTTGGGCTTGTGTAATCAATTGTGATATGACCTAATTCACCGGCTGCACCGTTGGCACCACGAAATACTTTTCGATTCCAAATGATTCCACCACCAACACCGGTGCCCAGCGTGATCATCACAAAATGATGAAGATTTTTTCCGGCACCAAAGAATGCTTCACCCAAAGCCGCGGCATTGGCATCATTTTCAGATAGAATTTTGAAGCTATTGCCAATCATTGTAGCGGAGCCCAAGGTGGTCAGTTTATCTCTCAAAACCACTTCAACATTTAAATGCTGCCAACCTTTAATTTTATCGCTGTGAATCGAGGAAAGTCCGTCTAGATTGACCGGTCCCGGAATGCCAATGCCAATGCCGCTAAAATCAGCGGATGGGTTTGCTTGGATTACTTTTTTGATTAACTCAGAGCACCCGATAGCAATTTGCTCAAGGCATCGCTCTGCATTTGCATCTGTAGGGAGATGATGGGTCAGCAAGATTTCGCCAACAGTTGAAACAGCAGCGAACTTAATATAAGTACCGCCAAAATCGACTCCGATTCCAAACTTCATATTATACTCCTTGATTCAACCCTTGGCGCTTATCCCAAAGAAAGTCTTCATGCAGAATTTCAAATTCAAATTTTTTTTAATCACTTATTCACTTCCACCGGCACGGTGAGGGGAGCGAAGTAATTTCCGTTTCCCAAGTTTGTGAAGAAATCCTAAAATTTCTTCTCGTTCATCGGATTGAGGGAATTCATGTTCGATTTTTTCGATCGCGTTTTTGATCAAAAATCCGGATTGAAAAACCAAACGGTAAATATCCCGAATCGTACGAATTGCCTCTGCTGAAAAGCCCCGGCGCTTTAAGCCAACTAGATTTAATCCCTCATATCGAAATGGCTCCCGGCCTGCCATCACATAGGGCGGGACATCATAAACCACACGAGAGGAACTCGCAAGCATTGTGTGTTTGCCTATCCGTGTAAATTGATGAATCCCGCAAACCCCTCCAATGGTCGCATGATCTTCAATTTCACAATGTCCGGCAATTTGAGTTGTGTTTGATATAATCACATGATTTCCGATTCGAACATCATGCGCGACATGAACATAGGCCATTATAAGGCAATGACCTCCAATTTTGGTAACGCCGTTTTCTCCTGTTGCACGATGAACTGTAGCGTACTCCCGAATGGTGGTGTAATCTCCAATTTCTACAAAGGTTCTTTCTTCGGCATATTTCAAATCCTGCGGACGAATTGCGATCACCGCACCCGGAAAAATCTTGCAATTCTTTCCAATTCTGGCGCCATTATAAATCAAAGCATGCGGGTAAATCTCCGTGCCTTCACCAATCGTCACATCATCTTCTAAAATAGCATATGGACCAATTCTTACCCCTTTACCGAGTTGAACATTGTGCCCTACGATGGCAGTCGGATGGATTTGAGTCTTTAAGTTGTCCATTCAATTTTCCTTTGCCAATTCAAGATTACTTTGCCGAATCAACAGCGATTCCAGCAAGTGCGGCAACTTCATCGGATTCCTTTTTGAGCTGAGGGTCTTGGGGATACAGTTTCCTCACACTTTCAAACAATCGGTAGGCGTTCTTATAATCACCTATTTGCCGATAGGTTTGAGCCAAATAATAATTTGGCAAAACATCGGCAGGATTTTCATCGGATTGCTTTTGAACTTTATCTTCAAGTTTCGGAAGCATTGCTTTTGCGCGATCCATTCCACCGGAACGAATGTACATTGAAATCATACTTTGCATTAATCGGAAATCCATATCATAGAGCTCTGTCGGTAAAATTTCTTCTGCTTTATCAAGCACATTTAGCGCGAGCGCTTTATTTGAAATGGTATTCAATTGCCCTGTCGAATCTTTCACCGAGGTTGATTCATTTTCATGTTCAATTAAATCAGCAGCTAATCTTAAAAAGACATTTTTATAGTTTGAAACCAACCTACGGCTGTTTTCATCCAAATACACGGAAGGGTTATTGAGGTTGCGGTATTTGAATTCATACATCAACTTATGATACATAATTTGACGGTCAATTTTCCCGTACCCACCTTCATCGCTCGCAATCGGCACAACTTTATAGGCAAAACCATCCATCCGCAAATATTTATCAATGCCAATGCGATTGGATTCTGAAACGGTAATCGCAAAGTACACCGGCCGCTCCCAAAGGTTATTGTAAATCGTTTCATAAACCACACGGTCTTGTGCGCGGATGAACCCTCTTCCCCCGCCAGCATCAAGAGTCGGGTTAAAGCGCCAACGAATCGTATCGACTATCGTTTCCGGTTGAAGACCACCTTCAGTTAAGCGAAGTCTGTCTCGCATTTGATATTGTTCTTTGATGCCCTCGGGAACCGGCATGACAACTTCACGAGCCGGCCATTCTTCATAATTTAATCGCTTAATGGCGGCATCGCTTAGAGAAAATTTCACTGGCTGAGCTTCTCTAGGAGATTCATTTTTAAGTTGAAGTATGTACCAATCTGTATTGGCTAAACTGAGATTAACG
Protein-coding regions in this window:
- a CDS encoding efflux RND transporter periplasmic adaptor subunit produces the protein MNRIRKEPLRLLLQLEKPLFVNTSAYKTLTFFCIAVLSLIIFANGCKNTVRNEEAQKPIQVTTAPVERLQIAEPIKCTGLVMAKEESRLSFKIGGIVEKIFVREGMTVQKGQLLATLNLSEINAEVIKAKNGLEKAERDLTRVKNLYADKVATLEQLQDATTGFEVAKSNYTIASFNQQFASIKAPTSGKVLKKYSEENELVNAGMPILQLSNYSQGYVVKVGLSGVEAVRVRVGDRAEVTLEGYPDLISKAVISQISGTASQGTGTFETELRLLTSPERVLSGLVAKVTIYPTPQKTYALIPIEAFLEGDGKSGFVFSKDSNSLKAKKIQVQFAFIHHEKLAIINFPESVSEVITEGAPYLKDGAEIAQTQ
- a CDS encoding TolC family protein, whose product is MNRIRHRNKNLISFIAIVSATLFANHLFAQKLEDYLKEGLSQNLSFRQQQLLAEKSSFASKEAGGAFLPSISLNARATELYGNVINLGAFINPAYAALNQVTSSNAFPTDLDIRLPLQRETTVQIRQPIFQPKVLFNYQIKERLRESAEADTEAKARDLILSIKIAYYSYAKSNQLINLYQKTLPLLEENLRVSQSLVKNEKVTADAEYRALAELADFRQKKAEAERLNTSAKEYFNFLLNRELHATILINSDESLELQEVDTAFAALDYAIQLSSKREEFTVISKGIQASEKVESIYRSDFLPTLSLGIDYGFQGNRYDFNFNQDFATISLVMQWNIFNGFQDQAKTEQAVIETNRLRLKEAELKRQIELQVRTLFEEVQLAQSLISVSDARKKASDASFQILAKKYAQGQASLVEYLDSQTSMTNAAINAIITRYDAVIKDAELERATASFPLTLFLKK
- a CDS encoding SDR family NAD(P)-dependent oxidoreductase, whose translation is MNYSNKEKNRFINRYGKWALVTGASSGIGESISKHLAALGFNLLLVARNNDKLKLLAYHFAVDFKVQAIPFQADLTKEADLEALKYKIEKIEQDNSAITGTSDEFGLAVLNAGFGTSGEFRNASLNDEREMLALNCNATLTLAHYFSHRFSMKRRGGIILLGSLVGFQGVPFAAHYAATKAYIQSLGEALALELKPFHVDVLVAAPGPVKTGFGPRAKMTMTNALEAESVATSILKSLGKASTVHPGWLSKVLMLGLSSVPRWGKIRIMKAVMGEMTKETRTSTHK
- a CDS encoding DUF2147 domain-containing protein; protein product: MTYKQILLGFLLLTIGLGQSLIAQESDALCGVWLTAKKNAKIEIKKVADGTFEGTVIWGVPAPGEDTLDTKNPDPSLRSRPRLGLTILRGFKYDEDNEWRGGKIYDPQDGNDYKCILTLEKENVLNVRGYIGISLFGRSEKWTRVISTEKN
- a CDS encoding TetR/AcrR family transcriptional regulator, with protein sequence MGSQERRNREREAVRQLILDAAMKLWIEKGFESVTIRHIADLVEYTPGAIYSYFKDKEEIFYTLHLKVFEDFYEVLQNAALFGSPIERLQKIGEAYLSFAFENPERYDLMFISAASGKKISESKGWHVGEKSFELLHATVKLAMDEGYIPTGDPKAASMMLWTNVHGIASLLLRDRYIGTFEETKTAMHDGMTYMIRSLAEKSTSNHNRS
- a CDS encoding ROK family protein yields the protein MKFGIGVDFGGTYIKFAAVSTVGEILLTHHLPTDANAERCLEQIAIGCSELIKKVIQANPSADFSGIGIGIPGPVNLDGLSSIHSDKIKGWQHLNVEVVLRDKLTTLGSATMIGNSFKILSENDANAAALGEAFFGAGKNLHHFVMITLGTGVGGGIIWNRKVFRGANGAAGELGHITIDYTSPTLYAGIRGSIEGKIGQKQISEFAKTLLSRYPHSKILELSEGNLDRLEPKILTEAARFDDPLALEVWTYVGTILGTGLANILSVLDIRKFIIGGGVSGAGEFIFEPARKAILSYTLKEMHDDIEILPAALGNQAGVLGSAALTF